The nucleotide window CCGAGGCTCCACCGAGAAATGATAACTACCCTATAGACTCATACGCGCAGGAGGTGCTGCCGCACATGTGGTTTCGGTTTCATAAATGACTACGGAATTTATAGCAATATCATTTATGGTGAGGATTGAGTCTTGTTTATGGCGGTAGGTATGTTGTGATGAAAGGTAAGCTGCTGTAACTTGAATGTTGGTGGCTTCTGCCACGACAAGAACGATACCGCAGTCATCGAAACAATTATCTCACAAGCCATGTTTTCGAGCTCTGAGGCATCAATTGGTGAAAATTGAAAGGACTTGTACTAAAATCAAGCCTGCACCATAAGAAACAATGGCATCATCAAATTATGGTTAAGGATATGGTTCAATGGCTGGCATTGCCACTGGAAGGCCTAGTGACCGAGGACTAAATAATCCTCGTCAACATCGAAAATAGACCAAAATGGGAAACTTGAAATGTTGCTATCACTCGTGTTACTATTGGTCTATGAACCCTTTTAATTTGCAGCAAGATACGAAAACAAAAAGCCTGTAACCCAGGTATATCAAAAGTCCCGATTGCTCCCACTAATCACCATCATGCGTAGGTGTGCGACCGATCAGAGGCCTCGTATTTATTTGCTAGCCAGCTCTTCAACCAGTGCCTGAACACGATCAAGAGTGCCCTGGGGGCTTCCGGCCTCGGCAACCAGAATCTTGCCCTCCTTGCCAATGACAAAAACACCGCGCGTCGTTCCCTTGGGAGCCTTCTTGAGACCGATGGCCTCGATGAGTGTCGCCTTCGGGTCGCATAGCAGTGTGTAAGGGAgcttttgcttctccttgaagGTTGTGTTGGCTTTGGGGGAGTCGGCGCTGAGACCGTAGATGGCAAGGCCATCCTTGGTGAGAGGCTCATAAGAGTCGCGGAAGAAGCAGACTTGCTTGGTGCCTGCGGAAGAGTCAGATGGATATCCATTCGGATGAGAAGGCTTTGTCAACTTACAGCCAGGAGTAGATGCCTTGGGGTAAGTGAAGAGGACGACACCAGACTtgctctcatcaacaagcttcttcaatgTGGTCTTTTCACCATCATTGGTCTCTATCTCGCCTCCAAAGCCATCAAGGTCCacaacatcgccaacctTGGGCTTGCCACCGGACTTCTTGGACTCCTCCGCCTTAGGTTCCTCAGCCTTGGGCTCTTCCTCAGtattctcctcctccttagcctcctcaggctcttccttcttctctgtgACCTTGGCAGCGGCCTCCTTCACCTTGGCAGCCGCTTTGGGAACCTTGGTAGTTGACTTTCTCTTCACgggaggagggggaggggcagTAGACGCCTTGCGCTTGCGAAGTTCCATAGGCATGGTGATATATGGATGAAGCGAGAGGATTTATGCAGTTTGCGATaatgcgatgcgatgcgcTGAATGCAACGAATGAAGAGCAATGCTGTATCCTGCAGAGCTCGCAGATGAATTTGTGATTAAAACCACGGCGCGAAGAGTACGAAACGCGTGAAGAAAAGGCGGATGAAGGAGA belongs to Fusarium oxysporum Fo47 chromosome V, complete sequence and includes:
- a CDS encoding thioredoxin-like protein; its protein translation is MPMELRKRKASTAPPPPPVKRKSTTKVPKAAAKVKEAAAKVTEKKEEPEEAKEEENTEEEPKAEEPKAEESKKSGGKPKVGDVVDLDGFGGEIETNDGEKTTLKKLVDESKSGVVLFTYPKASTPGCTKQVCFFRDSYEPLTKDGLAIYGLSADSPKANTTFKEKQKLPYTLLCDPKATLIEAIGLKKAPKGTTRGVFVIGKEGKILVAEAGSPQGTLDRVQALVEELASK